The Plodia interpunctella isolate USDA-ARS_2022_Savannah chromosome 11, ilPloInte3.2, whole genome shotgun sequence genome includes a window with the following:
- the LOC128673596 gene encoding pupal cuticle protein 20-like — protein MSSLTLVSILALLAVVSAGQYYSQYNGFGAGAGAGFGAGFGAGAGFGYSGGAHIPILRYENVNNGDGTYRYNYETGNGISAHESGAPRAQGPEGPAVTAEGGFSYRAPDGQQISLSYTADENGFHPVGSHIPTPPPIPEAILRSIQFNRQNPSSGDGHYNAGRYNGYHY, from the exons ATGAGTTCTTTAAcg CTTGTGTCAATCCTAGCCTTGTTGGCTGTTGTATCAGCCGGGCAGTACTACTCGCAGTACAATGGCTTCGGCGCCGGTGCCGGCGCAGGATTCGGGGCAGGTTTCGGCGCGGGAGCAGGGTTCGGATACAGCGGAGGGGCCCACATCCCAATACTGCGATATGAAAACGTTAACAACGGCGACGGCACCTACAGATACAA CTACGAAACCGGCAACGGCATCTCAGCGCACGAGAGCGGGGCCCCCCGAGCGCAGGGCCCCGAAGGGCCCGCAGTGACGGCGGAGGGTGGATTCTCTTACCGTGCCCCTGATGGCCAGCAGATCTCACTGTCCTACACCGCTGATGAGAACGGCTTCCACCCTGTCGGCTCACACATCCCCACCCCACCCCCCATCCCGGAGGCTATCCTCAGGTCCATTCAGTTCAACAGACAGAACCCTTCATC CGGAGACGGGCACTACAATGCCGGACGATACAATGGATACCACTATTGA
- the LOC128673575 gene encoding pupal cuticle protein 20-like: MLGLVTVISALMAIGSCGRLEPQYLPPRQGGGFGGSGASSGASSGAFAGGFSAGSGGGFSGGSGGANIPITKFENVNNGDGTYKFSYETGNGISAHESGAPRAQGPEGPAVTAEGGFSYSAPDGQQISLSYTADENGFHPVGPHLPTPPPIPEEILRSIEFNKRNPSSEGAYNGGSGSGSGGAGGYRY, from the exons atGCTCGGCTTG GTAACTGTGATCTCGGCTCTTATGGCCATTGGCTCATGCGGTCGTTTGGAGCCCCAATACCTGCCACCTCGACAAGGCGGCGGCTTTGGTGGCTCTGGAGCGAGCAGCGGAGCGTCAAGCGGGGCGTTTGCGGGTGGATTTAGCGCGGGCAGTGGAGGTGGTTTCAGCGGCGGCTCTGGTGGAGCCAACATTCCCATCACGAAGtttgaaaatgttaacaaCGGCGATGGCACATACAAATTTAG TTACGAGACCGGCAATGGCATCTCAGCGCACGAGAGCGGGGCGCCCCGAGCGCAGGGCCCCGAAGGGCCCGCAGTGACGGCGGAAGGCGGGTTCTCTTACAGTGCGCCCGACGGCCAGCAGATCTCACTCTCCTACACCGCTGATGAGAACGGCTTCCACCCCGTCGGACCACACCTCCCCACTCCGCCCCCCATCCCAGAGGAGATTCTCCGCTCTATCGAGTTCAACAAACGCAACCCGTCATC TGAGGGTGCCTACAACGGCGGATCCGGATCCGGTTCCGGTGGCGCCGGTGGTTACCGCTACTAA
- the LOC128673887 gene encoding uncharacterized protein LOC128673887 isoform X2: MLIPTCLIKFMELSLTIACLTLHHYSYDLTDLPTLMLCSGTYVGFIVVLSGEIIGEMIFAPLDLVQDMFFGILGVGLFITSGGFVIAGRNRKSSCPRTGDHLGAMVCGSISIATGIIMFFDLSLAYLDSEEFEEEAPSM, translated from the exons atgctAATACCGACGtgtttaataaagtttatggaatta tCATTAACTATAGCATGCCTCACGTTACACCACTACAGTTACGACCTGACAGATCTTCCCACATTGATGCTTTGCTCTGGAACATATGTAGGATTCATTGTCGTCCTCTCGGGAGAAATTATAG GAGAAATGATTTTCGCGCCATTAGACCTCGTTCAAGATATGTTTTTCGGGATCCTTGGCGTGGGTTTGTTCATCACGAGTGGGGGCTTCGTAATCGCAGGGAGGAACCGAAAGTCCTCCTGCCCGAGGACAGGGGACCACTTGGGGGCCATGGTATGTGGGTCCATTTCGATTGCAACGGGGATCATCATGTTTTTCGACTTGAGTTTGGCGTATTTGGATTCTGAAGAATTTGAGGAGGAAGCGCCGAGCATGTGA
- the LOC128673887 gene encoding uncharacterized protein LOC128673887 isoform X1: MLIPTCLIKFMELSLTIACLTLHHYSYDLTDLPTLMLCSGTYVGFIVVLSGEIIGETISAAADPYITSWWAAAGAMLFGACGALTLNAWKDIPKSDRHMFAQILAVCSLAAAAVFAIDSLISICNGRKYSDDSVKPEPCGGGARVYQ, from the exons atgctAATACCGACGtgtttaataaagtttatggaatta tCATTAACTATAGCATGCCTCACGTTACACCACTACAGTTACGACCTGACAGATCTTCCCACATTGATGCTTTGCTCTGGAACATATGTAGGATTCATTGTCGTCCTCTCGGGAGAAATTATAG GAGAAACAATTTCAGCGGCAGCGGACCCATACATAACTTCGTGGtgggcggcggcgggcgccATGTTGTTCGGCGCTTGTGGCGCCCTCACCCTCAACGCGTGGAAAGACATACCCAAGTCGGACAGGCACATGTTCGCACAG ATTCTCGCCGTGTGTTCGCTGGCCGCTGCAGCAGTGTTCGCCATAGATTCTCTCATTTCCATTTGCAATGGCCGCAAGTACTCCGACGACAGCGTCAAACCCGAGCCTTGTGGTGGCGGAGCCCGTGTTTACCAGTAA